The Gasterosteus aculeatus chromosome 17, fGasAcu3.hap1.1, whole genome shotgun sequence genome includes a window with the following:
- the LOC120835012 gene encoding uncharacterized protein LOC120835012 isoform X7 encodes MRMKDCLTFCNSMKKTSDSSFSSSASTIILDVPNKRQRIEDTRDAVSAKQLIEAVLRGKSGGEEVLQKYQTTETLTDAARRQMVNFLVAHMIDNHGHCPTKTIREDYARGIVMLFPSLKDPYSKKGYEHFYDAASSTGYISWRLKTVQRKIRQGSAQPLFHLLPPPPGGLKSPKISACDAVERLVVFHKSCCSLEEHLRNQQGRQPYLLAVGRQKSKIDSFYITMDKRLIPCKANRFLGACDELFKAHFVFNLSYDVALVNFYTFLQTTVYNIDVGKMKESPRVKDLRARLLNQPVAFSPCE; translated from the exons ATGAGGATGAAGGACTGTTTGACTTTCTGCAATTCCATGAAAAAG ACGTCTGACTCAAGCTTCAGCTCAAGTGCATCAACTATAATCCTAGATGTTCCTAACAAGAGACAAAGAATTGAGGATACACGTGATGCTGTGTCTGCTAAACAG ttGATAGAAGCTGTGCTAAGAGGCAAgtctggaggtgaagaagtACTACAGAAGTACCAAACAACAGAAACCCTAACAGATGCTGCAAGAAGACAAATGGTTAATTTCCTGGTGGCTCACATGATTGACAATCATGG GCACTGCCCCACTAAAACAATCAGAGAAGATTATGCACGTGGGATAGTGATGCTGTTCCCTTCCCTTAAGGATCCATACTCCAAGAAGGGCTAT gaacACTTCTATGATGCTGCAAGCAGCACAGGATACATTTCTTGGCGTCTGAAAACAGTCCAGAGGAAGATTCGTCAAGGATCTGCACAGCCACTCTTTCATCTCCTTCCACCACCTCCAGGGGGACTGAAGTCTCCAAAAATTAGTGCATGTGATGCAGTTGAAAGACTTGTTGTATTTCATAAG TCATGCTGCAGTTTGGAGGAGCATCTCCGCAACCAGCAGGGTCGGCAGCCGTACCTCCTCGCTGTTGGGCGTCAGAAGAGCAAGATTGACAGCTTCTACATCACCATGGATAAGCGTCTCATCCCATGCAAGGCAAACCGCTTCCTCGGGGCATGTGATGAACTTTTCaaagcacattttgtgtttaatttgtCTTACGATGTGGCACTTGTGAATTTTTATACATTCCTGCAGACAACAGTGTATAACATTGATGTGGGGAAAATGAAGGAGTCACCCAGAGTTAAAGACTTGAGAGCAAGACTGCTTAACCAGCCAGTAGCATTCTCACCCTGTGAGTAA
- the LOC120835012 gene encoding uncharacterized protein LOC120835012 isoform X1: MSVLTQLRRDVIKLRPCLSPLRLETEKTSLRHFLPLMQYYTSWRDLACHLMQMLYTKDATGTEVDAEIFSDLVGQGNVVLTVFSDQEFSDFSLSSETSDSSFSSSASTIILDVPNKRQRIEDTRDAVSAKQLIEAVLRGKSGGEEVLQKYQTTETLTDAARRQMVNFLVAHMIDNHGHCPTKTIREDYARGIVMLFPSLKDPYSKKGYEHFYDAASSTGYISWRLKTVQRKIRQGSAQPLFHLLPPPPGGLKSPKISACDAVERLVVFHKSCCSLEEHLRNQQGRQPYLLAVGRQKSKIDSFYITMDKRLIPCKANRFLGACDELFKAHFVFNLSYDVALVNFYTFLQTTVYNIDVGKMKESPRVKDLRARLLNQPVAFSPCE; this comes from the exons ATGTCAGTGTTAACACAACTCCGCAGAGATGTAATTAAGCTCCGCCCATGCCTTTCACCTCTTCGGTTAGAGACAGAGAAGACAAGTCTGCGCCATTTTCTACCTCTCATGCAGTACTACACG TCATGGAGAGATTTGGCCTGCCACCTGATGCAAATGTTATATACAAAGGATGCAACAGGGACAGAAGTTGATGCAGAAATATTCAGCGACCTCGTTGGACAAGGCAATGTGGTCCTGACAGTTTTCTCAGATCAGG AATTCTCTGATTTCTCCTTGTCTTCTGAGACGTCTGACTCAAGCTTCAGCTCAAGTGCATCAACTATAATCCTAGATGTTCCTAACAAGAGACAAAGAATTGAGGATACACGTGATGCTGTGTCTGCTAAACAG ttGATAGAAGCTGTGCTAAGAGGCAAgtctggaggtgaagaagtACTACAGAAGTACCAAACAACAGAAACCCTAACAGATGCTGCAAGAAGACAAATGGTTAATTTCCTGGTGGCTCACATGATTGACAATCATGG GCACTGCCCCACTAAAACAATCAGAGAAGATTATGCACGTGGGATAGTGATGCTGTTCCCTTCCCTTAAGGATCCATACTCCAAGAAGGGCTAT gaacACTTCTATGATGCTGCAAGCAGCACAGGATACATTTCTTGGCGTCTGAAAACAGTCCAGAGGAAGATTCGTCAAGGATCTGCACAGCCACTCTTTCATCTCCTTCCACCACCTCCAGGGGGACTGAAGTCTCCAAAAATTAGTGCATGTGATGCAGTTGAAAGACTTGTTGTATTTCATAAG TCATGCTGCAGTTTGGAGGAGCATCTCCGCAACCAGCAGGGTCGGCAGCCGTACCTCCTCGCTGTTGGGCGTCAGAAGAGCAAGATTGACAGCTTCTACATCACCATGGATAAGCGTCTCATCCCATGCAAGGCAAACCGCTTCCTCGGGGCATGTGATGAACTTTTCaaagcacattttgtgtttaatttgtCTTACGATGTGGCACTTGTGAATTTTTATACATTCCTGCAGACAACAGTGTATAACATTGATGTGGGGAAAATGAAGGAGTCACCCAGAGTTAAAGACTTGAGAGCAAGACTGCTTAACCAGCCAGTAGCATTCTCACCCTGTGAGTAA
- the LOC120835012 gene encoding uncharacterized protein LOC120835012 isoform X3, translating to MRMKDCLTFCNSMKKSWRDLACHLMQMLYTKDATGTEVDAEIFSDLVGQGNVVLTVFSDQEFSDFSLSSETSDSSFSSSASTIILDVPNKRQRIEDTRDAVSAKQLIEAVLRGKSGGEEVLQKYQTTETLTDAARRQMVNFLVAHMIDNHGHCPTKTIREDYARGIVMLFPSLKDPYSKKGYEHFYDAASSTGYISWRLKTVQRKIRQGSAQPLFHLLPPPPGGLKSPKISACDAVERLVVFHKSCCSLEEHLRNQQGRQPYLLAVGRQKSKIDSFYITMDKRLIPCKANRFLGACDELFKAHFVFNLSYDVALVNFYTFLQTTVYNIDVGKMKESPRVKDLRARLLNQPVAFSPCE from the exons ATGAGGATGAAGGACTGTTTGACTTTCTGCAATTCCATGAAAAAG TCATGGAGAGATTTGGCCTGCCACCTGATGCAAATGTTATATACAAAGGATGCAACAGGGACAGAAGTTGATGCAGAAATATTCAGCGACCTCGTTGGACAAGGCAATGTGGTCCTGACAGTTTTCTCAGATCAGG AATTCTCTGATTTCTCCTTGTCTTCTGAGACGTCTGACTCAAGCTTCAGCTCAAGTGCATCAACTATAATCCTAGATGTTCCTAACAAGAGACAAAGAATTGAGGATACACGTGATGCTGTGTCTGCTAAACAG ttGATAGAAGCTGTGCTAAGAGGCAAgtctggaggtgaagaagtACTACAGAAGTACCAAACAACAGAAACCCTAACAGATGCTGCAAGAAGACAAATGGTTAATTTCCTGGTGGCTCACATGATTGACAATCATGG GCACTGCCCCACTAAAACAATCAGAGAAGATTATGCACGTGGGATAGTGATGCTGTTCCCTTCCCTTAAGGATCCATACTCCAAGAAGGGCTAT gaacACTTCTATGATGCTGCAAGCAGCACAGGATACATTTCTTGGCGTCTGAAAACAGTCCAGAGGAAGATTCGTCAAGGATCTGCACAGCCACTCTTTCATCTCCTTCCACCACCTCCAGGGGGACTGAAGTCTCCAAAAATTAGTGCATGTGATGCAGTTGAAAGACTTGTTGTATTTCATAAG TCATGCTGCAGTTTGGAGGAGCATCTCCGCAACCAGCAGGGTCGGCAGCCGTACCTCCTCGCTGTTGGGCGTCAGAAGAGCAAGATTGACAGCTTCTACATCACCATGGATAAGCGTCTCATCCCATGCAAGGCAAACCGCTTCCTCGGGGCATGTGATGAACTTTTCaaagcacattttgtgtttaatttgtCTTACGATGTGGCACTTGTGAATTTTTATACATTCCTGCAGACAACAGTGTATAACATTGATGTGGGGAAAATGAAGGAGTCACCCAGAGTTAAAGACTTGAGAGCAAGACTGCTTAACCAGCCAGTAGCATTCTCACCCTGTGAGTAA
- the LOC120835012 gene encoding uncharacterized protein LOC120835012 isoform X5 has protein sequence MRMKDCLTFCNSMKKSWRDLACHLMQMLYTKDATGTEVDAEIFSDLVGQGNVVLTVFSDQGEISRQTSDSSFSSSASTIILDVPNKRQRIEDTRDAVSAKQLIEAVLRGKSGGEEVLQKYQTTETLTDAARRQMVNFLVAHMIDNHGHCPTKTIREDYARGIVMLFPSLKDPYSKKGYEHFYDAASSTGYISWRLKTVQRKIRQGSAQPLFHLLPPPPGGLKSPKISACDAVERLVVFHKSCCSLEEHLRNQQGRQPYLLAVGRQKSKIDSFYITMDKRLIPCKANRFLGACDELFKAHFVFNLSYDVALVNFYTFLQTTVYNIDVGKMKESPRVKDLRARLLNQPVAFSPCE, from the exons ATGAGGATGAAGGACTGTTTGACTTTCTGCAATTCCATGAAAAAG TCATGGAGAGATTTGGCCTGCCACCTGATGCAAATGTTATATACAAAGGATGCAACAGGGACAGAAGTTGATGCAGAAATATTCAGCGACCTCGTTGGACAAGGCAATGTGGTCCTGACAGTTTTCTCAGATCAGGGTGAGATATCAAGGCAG ACGTCTGACTCAAGCTTCAGCTCAAGTGCATCAACTATAATCCTAGATGTTCCTAACAAGAGACAAAGAATTGAGGATACACGTGATGCTGTGTCTGCTAAACAG ttGATAGAAGCTGTGCTAAGAGGCAAgtctggaggtgaagaagtACTACAGAAGTACCAAACAACAGAAACCCTAACAGATGCTGCAAGAAGACAAATGGTTAATTTCCTGGTGGCTCACATGATTGACAATCATGG GCACTGCCCCACTAAAACAATCAGAGAAGATTATGCACGTGGGATAGTGATGCTGTTCCCTTCCCTTAAGGATCCATACTCCAAGAAGGGCTAT gaacACTTCTATGATGCTGCAAGCAGCACAGGATACATTTCTTGGCGTCTGAAAACAGTCCAGAGGAAGATTCGTCAAGGATCTGCACAGCCACTCTTTCATCTCCTTCCACCACCTCCAGGGGGACTGAAGTCTCCAAAAATTAGTGCATGTGATGCAGTTGAAAGACTTGTTGTATTTCATAAG TCATGCTGCAGTTTGGAGGAGCATCTCCGCAACCAGCAGGGTCGGCAGCCGTACCTCCTCGCTGTTGGGCGTCAGAAGAGCAAGATTGACAGCTTCTACATCACCATGGATAAGCGTCTCATCCCATGCAAGGCAAACCGCTTCCTCGGGGCATGTGATGAACTTTTCaaagcacattttgtgtttaatttgtCTTACGATGTGGCACTTGTGAATTTTTATACATTCCTGCAGACAACAGTGTATAACATTGATGTGGGGAAAATGAAGGAGTCACCCAGAGTTAAAGACTTGAGAGCAAGACTGCTTAACCAGCCAGTAGCATTCTCACCCTGTGAGTAA
- the LOC120835012 gene encoding uncharacterized protein LOC120835012 isoform X2 encodes MSVLTQLRRDVIKLRPCLSPLRLETEKTSLRHFLPLMQYYTSWRDLACHLMQMLYTKDATGTEVDAEIFSDLVGQGNVVLTVFSDQGEISRQTSDSSFSSSASTIILDVPNKRQRIEDTRDAVSAKQLIEAVLRGKSGGEEVLQKYQTTETLTDAARRQMVNFLVAHMIDNHGHCPTKTIREDYARGIVMLFPSLKDPYSKKGYEHFYDAASSTGYISWRLKTVQRKIRQGSAQPLFHLLPPPPGGLKSPKISACDAVERLVVFHKSCCSLEEHLRNQQGRQPYLLAVGRQKSKIDSFYITMDKRLIPCKANRFLGACDELFKAHFVFNLSYDVALVNFYTFLQTTVYNIDVGKMKESPRVKDLRARLLNQPVAFSPCE; translated from the exons ATGTCAGTGTTAACACAACTCCGCAGAGATGTAATTAAGCTCCGCCCATGCCTTTCACCTCTTCGGTTAGAGACAGAGAAGACAAGTCTGCGCCATTTTCTACCTCTCATGCAGTACTACACG TCATGGAGAGATTTGGCCTGCCACCTGATGCAAATGTTATATACAAAGGATGCAACAGGGACAGAAGTTGATGCAGAAATATTCAGCGACCTCGTTGGACAAGGCAATGTGGTCCTGACAGTTTTCTCAGATCAGGGTGAGATATCAAGGCAG ACGTCTGACTCAAGCTTCAGCTCAAGTGCATCAACTATAATCCTAGATGTTCCTAACAAGAGACAAAGAATTGAGGATACACGTGATGCTGTGTCTGCTAAACAG ttGATAGAAGCTGTGCTAAGAGGCAAgtctggaggtgaagaagtACTACAGAAGTACCAAACAACAGAAACCCTAACAGATGCTGCAAGAAGACAAATGGTTAATTTCCTGGTGGCTCACATGATTGACAATCATGG GCACTGCCCCACTAAAACAATCAGAGAAGATTATGCACGTGGGATAGTGATGCTGTTCCCTTCCCTTAAGGATCCATACTCCAAGAAGGGCTAT gaacACTTCTATGATGCTGCAAGCAGCACAGGATACATTTCTTGGCGTCTGAAAACAGTCCAGAGGAAGATTCGTCAAGGATCTGCACAGCCACTCTTTCATCTCCTTCCACCACCTCCAGGGGGACTGAAGTCTCCAAAAATTAGTGCATGTGATGCAGTTGAAAGACTTGTTGTATTTCATAAG TCATGCTGCAGTTTGGAGGAGCATCTCCGCAACCAGCAGGGTCGGCAGCCGTACCTCCTCGCTGTTGGGCGTCAGAAGAGCAAGATTGACAGCTTCTACATCACCATGGATAAGCGTCTCATCCCATGCAAGGCAAACCGCTTCCTCGGGGCATGTGATGAACTTTTCaaagcacattttgtgtttaatttgtCTTACGATGTGGCACTTGTGAATTTTTATACATTCCTGCAGACAACAGTGTATAACATTGATGTGGGGAAAATGAAGGAGTCACCCAGAGTTAAAGACTTGAGAGCAAGACTGCTTAACCAGCCAGTAGCATTCTCACCCTGTGAGTAA
- the LOC120835012 gene encoding uncharacterized protein LOC120835012 isoform X6: protein MPFTSSVRDREDKSAPFSTSHAVLHEFSDFSLSSETSDSSFSSSASTIILDVPNKRQRIEDTRDAVSAKQLIEAVLRGKSGGEEVLQKYQTTETLTDAARRQMVNFLVAHMIDNHGHCPTKTIREDYARGIVMLFPSLKDPYSKKGYEHFYDAASSTGYISWRLKTVQRKIRQGSAQPLFHLLPPPPGGLKSPKISACDAVERLVVFHKSCCSLEEHLRNQQGRQPYLLAVGRQKSKIDSFYITMDKRLIPCKANRFLGACDELFKAHFVFNLSYDVALVNFYTFLQTTVYNIDVGKMKESPRVKDLRARLLNQPVAFSPCE from the exons ATGCCTTTCACCTCTTCGGTTAGAGACAGAGAAGACAAGTCTGCGCCATTTTCTACCTCTCATGCAGTACTACACG AATTCTCTGATTTCTCCTTGTCTTCTGAGACGTCTGACTCAAGCTTCAGCTCAAGTGCATCAACTATAATCCTAGATGTTCCTAACAAGAGACAAAGAATTGAGGATACACGTGATGCTGTGTCTGCTAAACAG ttGATAGAAGCTGTGCTAAGAGGCAAgtctggaggtgaagaagtACTACAGAAGTACCAAACAACAGAAACCCTAACAGATGCTGCAAGAAGACAAATGGTTAATTTCCTGGTGGCTCACATGATTGACAATCATGG GCACTGCCCCACTAAAACAATCAGAGAAGATTATGCACGTGGGATAGTGATGCTGTTCCCTTCCCTTAAGGATCCATACTCCAAGAAGGGCTAT gaacACTTCTATGATGCTGCAAGCAGCACAGGATACATTTCTTGGCGTCTGAAAACAGTCCAGAGGAAGATTCGTCAAGGATCTGCACAGCCACTCTTTCATCTCCTTCCACCACCTCCAGGGGGACTGAAGTCTCCAAAAATTAGTGCATGTGATGCAGTTGAAAGACTTGTTGTATTTCATAAG TCATGCTGCAGTTTGGAGGAGCATCTCCGCAACCAGCAGGGTCGGCAGCCGTACCTCCTCGCTGTTGGGCGTCAGAAGAGCAAGATTGACAGCTTCTACATCACCATGGATAAGCGTCTCATCCCATGCAAGGCAAACCGCTTCCTCGGGGCATGTGATGAACTTTTCaaagcacattttgtgtttaatttgtCTTACGATGTGGCACTTGTGAATTTTTATACATTCCTGCAGACAACAGTGTATAACATTGATGTGGGGAAAATGAAGGAGTCACCCAGAGTTAAAGACTTGAGAGCAAGACTGCTTAACCAGCCAGTAGCATTCTCACCCTGTGAGTAA
- the LOC120835012 gene encoding uncharacterized protein LOC120835012 isoform X4 gives MPFTSSVRDREDKSAPFSTSHAVLHVKMLVQVKYSQQQKYVKLDEDEGLFDFLQFHEKEFSDFSLSSETSDSSFSSSASTIILDVPNKRQRIEDTRDAVSAKQLIEAVLRGKSGGEEVLQKYQTTETLTDAARRQMVNFLVAHMIDNHGHCPTKTIREDYARGIVMLFPSLKDPYSKKGYEHFYDAASSTGYISWRLKTVQRKIRQGSAQPLFHLLPPPPGGLKSPKISACDAVERLVVFHKSCCSLEEHLRNQQGRQPYLLAVGRQKSKIDSFYITMDKRLIPCKANRFLGACDELFKAHFVFNLSYDVALVNFYTFLQTTVYNIDVGKMKESPRVKDLRARLLNQPVAFSPCE, from the exons ATGCCTTTCACCTCTTCGGTTAGAGACAGAGAAGACAAGTCTGCGCCATTTTCTACCTCTCATGCAGTACTACACG TCAAAATGCTGGTCCAGGTGAAGTACAGCCAACAGCAGAAGTATGTAAAGTTGGATGAGGATGAAGGACTGTTTGACTTTCTGCAATTCCATGAAAAAG AATTCTCTGATTTCTCCTTGTCTTCTGAGACGTCTGACTCAAGCTTCAGCTCAAGTGCATCAACTATAATCCTAGATGTTCCTAACAAGAGACAAAGAATTGAGGATACACGTGATGCTGTGTCTGCTAAACAG ttGATAGAAGCTGTGCTAAGAGGCAAgtctggaggtgaagaagtACTACAGAAGTACCAAACAACAGAAACCCTAACAGATGCTGCAAGAAGACAAATGGTTAATTTCCTGGTGGCTCACATGATTGACAATCATGG GCACTGCCCCACTAAAACAATCAGAGAAGATTATGCACGTGGGATAGTGATGCTGTTCCCTTCCCTTAAGGATCCATACTCCAAGAAGGGCTAT gaacACTTCTATGATGCTGCAAGCAGCACAGGATACATTTCTTGGCGTCTGAAAACAGTCCAGAGGAAGATTCGTCAAGGATCTGCACAGCCACTCTTTCATCTCCTTCCACCACCTCCAGGGGGACTGAAGTCTCCAAAAATTAGTGCATGTGATGCAGTTGAAAGACTTGTTGTATTTCATAAG TCATGCTGCAGTTTGGAGGAGCATCTCCGCAACCAGCAGGGTCGGCAGCCGTACCTCCTCGCTGTTGGGCGTCAGAAGAGCAAGATTGACAGCTTCTACATCACCATGGATAAGCGTCTCATCCCATGCAAGGCAAACCGCTTCCTCGGGGCATGTGATGAACTTTTCaaagcacattttgtgtttaatttgtCTTACGATGTGGCACTTGTGAATTTTTATACATTCCTGCAGACAACAGTGTATAACATTGATGTGGGGAAAATGAAGGAGTCACCCAGAGTTAAAGACTTGAGAGCAAGACTGCTTAACCAGCCAGTAGCATTCTCACCCTGTGAGTAA